The DNA sequence CCGTGCACCTCAGCCGACTGCGGCGTCAGCGGCGCGCGGTTGGGCGATGAACGCCACCCCGTAGAAGCCCAGAACGAGCGCGGCGTAGCGCAGCCAGACGAGCGCGGAGAGCCACGGCCCGTCCGCGATGGCCCACGTCACGGCACCCAAGGGCAGCTGGACGTAGACCAGCGAGACGTGCATGACGCGCGACACCACGTCCCTCCCCGCGAGCGTCATTCCGATGAGCGCGAACGCGGCGTGACCCAGCATCCACTTGAGCTGGCTGAGCTGCGAACGCAGGAGGATCTCCTCGAGCGGCGGCGTCTCCCCGCCCTCGGCGGCGCGCAGCAGCGCGAGCAGGTGGTGGTTCTCGGCGAGGTCGAGCAGACCCGCCGCAACGCTCGCGCCCAACGCGAGCAGGTGGAGAGGGTGTGCGTCACGAGCGCCGAGGAAGCGGACGAAGAGCACCGTGGCGGCCACGTACGCCGTGATGAACAGGTCATCCACGGCGATGATGGCGCGCAAAGGCGTGGCGTCGCGTATCAACCAGGCGGCGTAGACGGCGGGCGGGTGGACCCACTCGAAGAGCTGCTGGCTGACGCCGGTCACCAGCGTCATGCCGCACAGCGCGACGAGCAACGAGCCAGAGGCGAGCGCCGAGCGCTGCAACGATGAGCTTGAGAGCGTGGTCATGCACGGATCGTGGCGGACCAGGTGCCACCCCCGCATGAACCTGGGTTTAGAACGTCGCAGGGGCGGTGCCCGGTGCATGCGCGCGGGGGGAGCATTGCGCCGCGCGCAACGCACGACCTGGTCGTGCGCGGCCCTGGTCGCGCTTGACCCGCCCCGCCCCGCGGTCTACTTCTTGAGAATGAATATCAATCTCACTGGCCACCGCGGATCGGCCGCGCGGCCGTGAGCTTGGCGCCATCATGACCACCACCACCAGCCCACGTCTCGGCCGCACTGCGCGGTCTCTCTCCAATGTGCTCCCCTGCTGGCTGCTCGCGCTCACGGCGGCGCTGGCTGCCAGCGCGTGCGGCTCGTCCCCAGAGGTGCTGCCCGGTCGCCGCCCGGAGGTGCTGGCGAACCTCGGCGCGAACGTGCTCCTGCCGAGCTACCGCACGCTGCAGGAGCGCACCAACGCGTTCGACACGGCCATCGCTGCGTACGCCGCGAGCGGGCTCGTGGCGGATCGGGACAGCGCGCGCGCGGCCTTCCTGGCGCTGATGGAGACGCTGATGGAGGTGGAGATGATGACCACTGGTCCGCTCGGCTCTGCCACGCTCACGCCCGGTGGCCAGGACCTGTTCGACGAGATCTACTCGTGGGCCGTGCTCCCCCTCAGCTACTGTGGCGTGGACCGCTTCCTGGCGGGTGATTCGTTCCAGGACGTCGCGGCGCTCGACACCGCCGCGCTGAACATCCGCGGCATGGGCGCCATCGACTACCTGCTGTTCGTCGAGACCACGGACAACGGATGCGAGGCGCTCGCGGAGATCAACACCGACGGAACGTGGGCGGCGCTGTCCGCCGACGCCGACGCGCTCGCGCAGCGCCGCGGTCAGATGGCGCGCGCCTTGAGCGCTCAGGTGAAGCAGCGCGTGGATCGGCTGGTGTCGGCGTGGGACGGCGGGTTCCTGCTGGAGCTCCAGGACCCCACCCGCGCGGGCGCGCTCTACCGCACGGCACAGGAGGGTCTGAACGCGATGGCCGACGCGTTGTTCGTGTTGGATCAGGTCACCAAGGACATGCGCCTCGGTCACGCGGCGGGCGTCGTCGACTGCGCGACCACAACGTGCCCCGAGGCGCTCGAGACCCTGTACGCGGGGGACAACAAGGAGCGCATCCTGCACAACCTGATCGGCTTCCGGTTGGTGTACACGGGTGGCACTGGGCTCGGCTTCGACGACCTGCTGGTCGACGTGGGCGCGGCGGAGTTCTCCGTGTCCATGCTGGCGGACATCGACGCCGCCATCGCGGCCGTCGGTCAGGTGGACGGCACGCTCGCCGAGGCGCTGGTGAACGACCTCGACGACGTGCGCGCGCTGTATGAAGCGATCCAACGCCTGGACACGGACCTCAAGACGACCTTCCTGGGCACCCTCTCGCTCGACCCGCCCAACCGCGCGGGCGCCGACAACGACTGACCATGGCGCCGCCGAGCGCCGTCACGCGCCTGCGCGAGCGCCTGGTCCGCGAGTTGGACATCGCCTCGCTGGCCGTGTTCCGTGTGCTGTTCTTCGGCCTGATGTGCATCTCCTCGGTGCGCTTCATGGCGGAGGGCTGGGTGGAGCGCTGCTTCGTGCTCCCGTCGTTCTTCTTCCACTACTGGGGCGCGAGCGGCGTGCAGGTGCTCAGCCCCAGCGCGATGATGGCGCTGCACGTCACCATGGCGGTGTCCGCCGCGCTCGCGTGCGTGGGGCTGTGCTACCGCCTCGCCGCCCCAGTGTTCCTGTGCAGCTTCGTGTACGTGGAGCTGTGCGACGTCAGCAACTACTTGAACCATTACTATCAAGCGGCGCTGCTGACGCTGCTGTTCGCCTTCGTCCCCGCGCACCGCGCGCTCTCGCTGGACGCCCGGCTGCGGCCGAAGCTGCGCCGCGCGACCGTCCCGGCGTGGTGCGTATACCTCCTGCGCTTCCAGGTGGGCGTGGTGTACGTCTTCGCGGGTCTCGCGAAGGCACAGCCGGACTGGCTGCTCCACGGTCAGCCCCTCGGCATCTGGCTCGCGGCGCGCCTCGAGACCCCGGTGCTGGGGCCCCTCTTCGCGTTGCCCATGACCCCGCTGCTCATGAGCTGGGCAGGCTTCCTGTTCGACAGCACCATCGTCGTGTGGCTCTCGTGGCGCCGCACGCGCGCCGCTGCGTACGTGGCCGTGATCGTGTTCCACGCGCTGACCCACGTGCTGTTCCACATCGGCATCTTCCCCTTCTTGATGATGCTCTCGGCGCCCATCTTCTTCGACCCCAGCTGGCCCCGATGGCTCGCGGCGCGCCTCGCCGCACCGCTGCGCACGCTCGGCGTCCGCACATCGTCAGCCCCAGGCTCCTCGCGTGGCGAAGATGCCTCCGCGACCCGCGACGATGCCGCAACGAGGGCTGGTGTCGGCGGCCCGGCTGCCCCGGGAGGCGCGGAGACGACCTCCGGTCCAGCAGTCCTCGCGCCCCTGGCGACGGCCGCGCTGTGCGCGTACGCGGCGCTGCAGGTGCTCCTCCCGCTGCGCACCCACCTCTACGGCGGCAACGTGCTCTGGCACGAGCAGGGCATGCGCTACTCCTTCCGCGTGATGGTCCGGAGCAAGACCGGCGCGGTCACGTATCGCGTCCGCGCCAGCGACCTGGTCAACGAGCAGATCGTCGAGCCCTGCCACTACCTGAACGCGCTCCAGGAGCGCGAGATGGCGGGCCAGCCCGACCTCATCTTGCAGCTTGCGCATCGCATCGCCGACGACTACCGGGCACGTGGACATCGCGACGTCGAGGTGCGCGCCGACGTGTTCGTGTCGCTCAACGGCCGCCCGCGGGCGCGCATGATCGACCCCGAGGCGGATCTCGCGTCCATCCCGGACGGCCTCGGGCCCGCGACGTACATCCTTCCGGCCCCGACCACCGCGCCCCTCGCCACGCACCGCGGCCGAGCGCACGCCGCCCGCTCTCTCTGACGACCGCTCGAGCACGAGAATCGCTCGGCACGGCGCGTACAGCTGTGCGAAGCTGCCGGCCGAGATGATCGTCTTCGACCGCATCACCTGGCTCCGCATCCTCTTCCGCTGGCACGGGAGCGCCATCCAGAAGGTGTGGCGTCGCGTGCTCTTCACGACGGCGCTGGCCGCCGCCGTGACCATCGCGCACCGCTACCACGACACGATGTTCCACGAGATGCTCACGCCCCTCCCGTTCACGCTGATCGGCGTGGCGCTCGGCATCTTCCTCGGCTTCCGCAACAACACCAGCTACGACCGCTTCTGGGAGGGTCGCAAGCTGTGGGGCGGCATCGTGAACGAAGCGCGCACCATGACGCGTCAGATCCTGACGCTGGTGGGGCCACAGGAGCAGGACGCCGAGTCGCTGGCGGTGCGCAAGGCGCTCGTCTACCGCACCATCGGGTACGTCCACGCCCTGCGGAAGCACCTGCGCGACGACCGCGACTTCGAGGAGCTGCGCCCCTTCCTGCCGGCCCCCGAGTTCGCCAAGCTCGAGCGCGAGCTGAACCCGCCGGTGGCCGTCCTGCAGCGCATGGGCGACGAGTTCAGGCGCTGCTGGAACCTGGGTTGGGTGCACCCCATGCACTTCCCGGCGCTCGAGAGCACGCTCACCAACTTCACGAACCTGCAGGGGGGCTGCGAGCGCATCAAGAGCACGCCCATCCCGTTCAGCTACAACATCCTCCTGCACCGCATCGTGGCGGTGTACTGCGTCTTCCTGCCCATCGGCATCATCGATCAGGTCGGCGTCGGGACGCCCGCGGTGGTCGCGCTGGTCTCGTACGCGTTCTTCGGGTTGGACGCGGTCGGCGAGGAGATCGAGAACCCCTTCGGGCTGGACGCCAACGACCTGCCTCTGTCCGCCATCACGCGCATGATCGAGGTGAACCTGCGCCAGCGCCTGGGCGAGACGGACCTGCCCCCGCTGCGCAAGCCAGACGAGCGCCACGTGCTGATCTGACTCACGGTGCACCCCGTGGGCGCGCCGCCCAGCGTGATCGGACACGCGCCGTGCGGCCCGGTCCCGCCGCCGACCCAGCTGAGACGCGCCGGGGACCACAGCGCTCCCACGCCGCCCCGCTCACGGACGTGTCGCAGACAGCAGCGCGTCCACCGCGGCCTGGGCAGTCGCGAGCCGCTCGTCCCAGGCCCCCCGCAGCACGACGAACGCACGCCCGCGCGCCTCGAGCTCGGCCCGGCAACGGTCGAAGAAGCGCTGCCGGGTGTGCGGCAGGAACCGCTGGGGGTCCGGGACGAACGGCACGTCCGGCGCGGTCAGCAGCGTGAGGTCGTAGCGGGCCGTGTCCGCGCGTTCGGCGACCTCGGCCGGCACCGTGCCCACCAGCTCGTGGGCGTAGAGCGCGGTGGTGAGCGCGTCGGAGTCGCACACCAGCACCTTCCGGGCCTCGCGCGCGAGCGCCTCTTCGGACGCCGCCTGTCCGCGCGCGATGTGGACGAAGTCGTCCGGGACGAGCGGCGGCGGCTCGGTGGACGCCAGCGCCCCTCCGGGCGCCACACGTGGCTGCGCGAGGTAGGCGCGTGCGTACTCGGGCACCCACGCTGTGTCGAAGCTGCGGGCGAGGGTGCGCGCCAGCGTCGTCTTCCCCGTCGACTCGGGGCCCACGAGACACACGCGCCTGACGAAGTACGGACGGACCACACGCGGCAGGGCGCCCCACGCCGCGAGTGGGTCCGCGCGCACGGCGCTGCCGCTCAGGCCGAGCGCGCTGCGATCGATGTCCACCGGCACGAAGCGAGCGCCGAGCTCCTGCGCCAGCCGCGCGCCGTAGGGCTCGGAGGCGAACACGAGGTCGACGGGTTCCGGCAGGACCCGGCGCAGGCTCGCACGCCAGATGCTCCAGAACTCGGGGTGCTCGCTCGGGTCCTGGGGGTTCTCGTCGCGCAGGTGATGGACGTGGGCCTGCGGGACCAACTCGCACATCCACGCGTGCCGTAGCCCGCCTGGGATGGTCTCGCGCGCGAGGGTTCCGACGACGACGTGCAGGCGCTCGACGTGAGCGGCCGCGAACTCGCACAGGTACACGTGCCCACGATGCGGCGGGTAGAACTTGCCGAGGACCAGCCCGACGCCCGTCCTCACGCGAGCGCGCTCCGTACGTACCGGCGCAGCATCCGCTCGTCGGGCTCGGGGGGTTCGAGGCTCGTGCCGAAGAGTGCGCGTCGAGAGTCCAAGAGAGAGAAGTGTGTACCGGTCGCCGCGAACAGGTCGAGCGCAGGATCTTCGGCGGCTCCACCACGACCGAGGCGCCCCAGCGACAGGGCCGCCAACACGGCGTCGCCGCTCGCGTCCGCGCTCTCCGCGGCCCGGGCGCACAGCTCGGGCCACGAACAGGTCTCGAGCACCACGCCCTCGAGGCGCATGGCCCGCAGCAACCGGGCCAACGACACCGAGCGTGCGGCCGCGACGTGGTACGTGCCTCCAACGCCGTGGCGCAGGTCGTGCGTGAGCAGCGCAAGCGAGGCGCGTGCCGCGTGGTCGACAGGGGTCGCATCGAACCGCAACGAAGTCAGCTCCTCCAGCGTGGCATGTGGACGTGCGCCCAGCGCAGCGAGGCCACGGATGACGCGAGCCAAGTGACCGCGTGCCACGCCTCGCCCTACGTGGTCCTCGGAGAGCAGGCCGAGTCGCACGACCGTGGTGCGCGTGGAGCAAGGGTCGACGGTGCGCAGCAAGCGCTCGGCCGCCCACTTGCTGGCTGCATAGTGGCTCGCGAAGCCGGCGACGTCGCCCAGGTCGTCACCTTCCATGCAGCGCTCTGGCCGCGGCGCCGCGTCCGTGAAGATGGAGAGCGTCGACACGTGGAGCAACGCCTTCGGCCGCGCCGCGAGCGTGAACTGCAGGACGTGTCGCGTGCCATCGACGTTGACCTGCATCAGCGTCCTGCCGATGCTCGCCGCGTTCAGCTGGGCGGCGAGGTGCAGCACCACGCCAACGTCCCGCGCGAGCTGGGCGTACGCGTCGACGGCGAGACCGAGCATCGGATCCATCACGTCTCCCAGCAGCCACGAGACCGGCGCCTGGTCGTCCTGCGCCGAGCCGGACCTGCCCGGCGTAGGGACGGGCTTCCGCGCTCCGAGGACGCGCTGCGGCGCTCCCCCCGCGGCCGGCCCGTCAGCGAGGTCCTCCTCCGCGCTCACGGGCGCCGCCGGGCGGCGCACCAAACAGTGGACGCGTCCCTCGCGGCCCACTGCGGCGCGCAGCGGCTCGAGCAGGGCGCCCCCCAACGTGCCCGTCGCGCCCGTGAGGAGCACGTGCGCGCCCCGTAGAGACGCCGGTGCCGCGTGACCGTACGTCCCGCTCGTGCGACGCGCAATCGCCACGGCGCGGACGCCCTCGGACACCGCTGCCTCGAGGGTCGCGCGCGCGCACGACCCGACCGTGTCCGAAGCGCGGAGTTCGCACACGCCGCGCGGCGTTCGACCACGCGCGACGTCCGCCACGGACACCGCGAGACCTCCCGCCTCCGCGCGGGCGACGACCTCGAGCGCACGCAGCGAGTCTCCTCCGTGCGCGTAGAAGTCGTCGTCCGGTGAGAGGGGCGCACGTCCCAGCGCCGCTCCCATGAGGGCCGCGAGCAGCGCCGCGCGCCCGTCCGAGGGCCGGGACCCGGGCACCTCGGGCTCGCTTCGCGTGGGTGCGCAGGCAGGAGCCCTCCGCTGGGCCGCGCGCATCGTCGACGCCACAGCACGCGCGCTCGCACGGTCGTGGGCGACCTTGCCGTTCGCCGTCCGTGGGAGCGCAGCGACGACCTTCACCCGGTCGGGCACCAGCGACGGCGGGAGCGCCTCGCGCAGTCCGGCGAGCAGCTGCGCCTCCAGCTCGCGGGGAGCGACCTGCGCCGCGGTCGGGTGGCGTTCCACCGTGGCGACCAGCTGTTCGTCCGCATCGAGCGACACCGTCGCGGCGGCGACGGGCCCCGCGCCGAGCAGCGCCGCCTCGACGTGCTCGGGCGCGACGAGCTGTCCGCGGCGCTTGAGCTGTCGGTCGACGCGCCCCAGGAACTCCCACGCGCCCGAGGGCGTGCGACACACGCGGTCACCGGTGCAGAAGGCGCGCACAGGCCCATCCCGGAAGCGCTCACGGGTCTGTGCCTCGTCCCCGAGGTAGCCGTAGGCAACGCCAGGCCCCTCGACCACCAGCTCGCCCTCCCACCCGTGCGGCCCGGGTGTTCCTCCGTCACGCAACGAATAACGGATCCCGGCGATGGGGTGCCCGATGAACGGCCGGCTCCAGTCTGAACCACAGCGCGCGATACTGGTGCAGATGGTCGCCTCACTCGGACCATAGACGTTGAAGAGCGCGACGTGCGGTGCGAGGCGGCGTACGTCGCGCGCGGGTGGCACCTCGCCACCGACCACGACCGTCGTGAGCGACGGCGGCAGAGCGCGCTCGTCGAGCGAGCTGAGGTACGCGGGCGGTAGGTCCACATACGTGACGTGGTGCCGTGCGAGAGTCTGCCCCAGACGTCCCGGCGCGCACGCCACCTCGTCCTCCAGCACCAGCGTGGCGCCAGCGAGGATCGCCGTCCCGAGATCCGAGAGGCTCGCGTCGAAGCCCAGCCCGAGCATGAAGAGCGACCGCGACCCGGGCTCCAGTCCGAACGCGCGCCGCTGCGTGTCCAGCACGGGCAGCAGCCCTGCGTGCGGGACGAGCACCCCCTTGGGCACGCCGGCGCTCCCGCTCGTGTACACCACGTACGCCAGCCCGGCGGGGAGCTGCGCCCGCGGCGAGTCGTGGCCACGCGCGACGAGCGTCGACGCCAGGCGCCCTGCGGCGAGGGACCACGTGGCCCCGCTGCGCCGGACGCACTCTTCCTGGTAGCGACGCGGCCACCGCGGACAGAGCAGGAGCGGACACGCCCCGACCTTGAAGAGCGCGACCAGGTCCGCCACGCGCAGGACGTCGCGCCCCCCTCCCAACGCGACGAGCGCTCCCTCGGAGACGCCCGCCTCGCGCAACGTCGCCATGACCTGGACCACGCGTGCGGACAGCTGCCCATAGAGGTAGGCGCGGCCACGATCCAACACGGCCACGCGCGCGGCGTGCTGGGTGAGAGCTCGCTCCAGCCGCTGCCCCAGCTCGTTCAACCAGCCACCTCCAGGTCCCAGGACGCGGCCACGTACGCGTTCGACGCGTCGCCGCGGCTGCGGTCGTCCACCTGCGGGGCCCCCCGCCGCAAGCGCATGTCCGACAGCGCGACGAAGCGCAGGTCCACGCTGAAGCGCGTCTCCGATTCGTCGTGGGGCGTCGGCCCGTGCAGCTGCGCACCAGCAAAGAGCAGCCGCCCGGCGCGAGGCAGGGCCGGGACCCACGCAGGCCGGGGCGGGACGCCCAGCAGGCGCGGATACGCGGCTGGCGAACGCGGGACTCCGCTCTGGAAGCCCCCCTGCGCTTGGAAGACGCCATGATCGAAGCGCTCCGAGTCGTTGCGCAGCGGCCACCGCAACAGGTCGGGGAAGAGCGACAGCCCGTCCAGCCGGCCCACGGCCCGGAGCGGCACCCAAAGGTTGATCTGCGCGCGCGGGTTGGCGTACCACGTGTCGCGATGGAGCGCGTAGGCGTCGCGTGTGCCGAGCGCGCGGTGCCCTCCCGGAGCCACCCCACGAAGGCGGATGCGGTCCACGAGAAACCCCGGCCCCGTGACGCCCAGCTCGGCCAAGAGCGCGCGTCCGATGCGCGTGGCTCCCGCGTCGGCGTCGAGCGCCGCGCGGGCGCGGGTGAGCGCCTGAAAGAACGCAGCGTCGTCCCGCCCATGGTGAGCGTGCTCGACCTGTCCATCGAAGGCGGCCGCCACGAGACCCCTCACCGTGCCCACCAGCGCCTCGCTCGTCGCGCTGGGCGGCAGCACGAGACACGCGCCTGCGTGGATGGCGCGGCGCTGCGCCAGGCCCATGCGGTGTGGGCGGGGCTCGTTGGCACCCTGTGTTTCGGGGGCGCCGAGCATGCGCGTGGGAACCGTCACGCGCGCTCCCCCCCGCGCTCGGGCCGCTTCGCGAGCAAGATCCACCGCCCCGCGTCGGCCGGGTACCCCACCTCCGCCGGGGCGACGGGACGCACGATGTCGAAGCCCGCGGCGCGCAGCAGGGCGTCCAGCTCTTCGCGCGAAAACAGACGTGTCTCGCCTGTGGATACGCGCCGGATGCCAGCGGGCGCGCTGAAGGTCCAGCGGTCCACCAGCATCCCACGCGCCTCGTCCAGCGTCGCCTCGCGCACCGCCATCAGCGAGCCATCAGGGGTGTCGCGCGCGCGCACGGTGCGTGGTCGGAAATGAGCCCGAACACGGTCCACGTCAGGGTAGTCGAGGGCAAACCGCCCCCCGGGCTTCAGCGCCGCGTACGCGGCGCGCAACATGGCGAGGTTGCGCGTGTCGTCCTCGACGTACCCGAAGCTCGTGTACCAATTGATGGCGGCGTGGCAGGGCGCCCTGGGGACGTACACGAAGGCGTCTCCCGACTCGAAGCGCGCCGTCGCGCTGCTCTCGGTCGGTAGGCTGGCGGTGCGGGCGCGGGCGCGCGTGATGTAGCCACGGGCGCCATCGACCCCCTCGACGTGCACCCCGCGCGCGACCAGAGGCAACGCCACGCGACCATCGCCGCAACACTGGTCGAAGACACGATCGCCCGGGCGCAGCCCCAGGACGCGCATCAAGCCGGTCGTGCGCGCCTCCGTCTCACACGACCGCTCGTCCCGGAGCCAGAGCGCCGCGAAGTCCTCGTCGAAGAAGTCCGTCCACCAGCCCGCGCCAGCCGTGATGCGACGAGGTGCGGTCACGCGAGCAGCTCCGACTCCAGCAGCGCGGTCGTCAGGAGCCACATCAGCGGTCCCTCCCATGCGCGGCGCTCGGCCAACGTCGCGGTGCGCAGCCGCTCGAGCGTGCGCGCCACAGCCGCGCGGTCCACGAAGGCTGGCGCGCGAGCGCCCGTCAACGTGGCCTGCGCCAGATCGAACAGGGGGCCCGGGCGCTCGGCCAGCAGCATGGGCGAGGCGAAGAAGGGCTGCTTGCGCCGCGCGCGCGCGGCGTCGGGCAACGTGCCGGTGAGCGCTTCGCGCAGCGGCCACTTCTCGACGCCCTGGTACACGAACGCGCTCGGGGAGAACGCGGCGCAGGCGCGCTGGACCTCACGATCCAGGAACGGGGGCCGGGCCTCCACGCCATGCGCCAGCTCGACCGCGTCGCCCAGCGTCGACAGGATGTATCGCTCGAACGCGCTCGCGCGCCACCACGCACGCGAGCGCTCGAGCACGTCGTCCGCAGGCGCGAGCGGGCTGATGGCGGCCGTCCCTTCGCCCGACCCGCACACGTCGAAGGCGGATGGCTTCGCTTCGTTCACGTCCACACGGTCGACCGCTCGCGCCCACCGCCCCAGCGCCTCGCGCGCGTTGCTGACGAAGTCGCCGAATCGCCCCAGCGCGTGGATGCGCGCGCCCAACGCCAGCTTCGCGGACACGAAGCTCGGCAGCCCTTCGGTCAGCGCGCCCCAGAGGTCCGAAGACACGCCCGCGCATGCGGGCGGACCGGTCTCGGCCAGCATGGCGCCACCGAGCGCGGCGCGCTGCTGGTCCGTCGGCGCGAGCCCTGCGTCGACGAGGAAGTGAGGGTAGCCGAAGGCCACCTCGTCCGCGCCCTCGCCACACAGCAGGACTCTGTGACCTGCCCGCGCCACGGCCCGAGCCAGCGCCCACTTGCCCACGACATGCGCGTTGATGGCGCTGCCCTCGGCGTCACGCGTCACACGCGGCAGCAGGTCCGCGAGCGCCACCGCGTCCAAGGCCACCTCGTGGTGCGGCGCCTCGAACCGACGCGCCGTGTCCGCAGCGAGTGCCCACTCGCACTGCAGGTCACCCGCGAAGCGGACCGTGAAGGCCGGCGGGGCTACCCCGCGTGCCCTCGTCGCCAGCGCGAGCACGGCGCTCGAGTCGAGCCCCCCGCTGAGCGCGCACGCGAACGACACCTCGTCCGGAATGCGCACGCGGACGGCCTCGTCGAGCGCGGCGCGCAGCTGCGCGTGGGCCGCCGTCGCCAGGCGCGTGACGCGCCTCGGAGCCACCTGTGCCTCGCGTGCGTCGGCCGGCCCCGAGCGCGTCACACCACCGAGCGCACTGTCGGCCCACGCTCGAGCAAGGGACCGTACACGAACTCCGTCGCGTTCGGCGAGCCACACGGCGCCTGCGGCCAACGGCGTGATGCCCGCGAACAGCGTCTCGGAAGGACCGGGGTACTGCAGCGCGGCCGCGCGGGAGAGCGCGTCCGCGGAGAAGCCAGGGGCGTGCCCTGCGGCGAAGAGCGCACGCGCCGTGCTCGCCAAGCGCAGCGTGGTCCCGGAGCGAGCGAGGTAGAGAGGCCGCACGCCGTCGCGATCACGTGCCGCGACCAGGCGACGACGCGTCACGTCGTACAGGACGCATGCGAACTCGCCGCGCAGGCCATCGGCGAATTCAGCGCCCAGCTCCTCGTACAGATGCACCAGCAGCTCGGCGTCGCAGCGCGTGCGCAGCCGGTGCCCGCGAGCCTCCAGTCCCGCGCGTAGCCCGGCCGTGTCGTACAGCTCGCCATTCAACATCGCGACGACGCTGCCGTCCTCGTTGGCGATCGGCTGCGCGCCCCCCGTGACGTCGACGATGGCGAGCCGCGCGTGTCCGAGAGCCACGTCTCGGGCCGCCGACCACCACTGCCCGGACCCGTCGGGTCCGCGGGAGCGCAGCGCGTCGACCCCCGCGTCGAGCGCCCCACGCGACAGCGGCGCGACGGGATCCCAGAGGGCGATCAAGCCGCACATGCGCGCCCGTCGCAAGCGAGGAGAGGCTTGGACGCGGACTCCCCGACGACGCGTCCCCGCGCGTCTGCCGCGCCGCGCGTGAGCAGCGCGTGAAAGCGCTCGTAGGAGTGGACCTCGCCCAGCCACGCGCCGACGTCCACGGAAGGGTCCGCCAGCTCCTCGGCAGCCCGCTCGAAGGGCGCATAGGACACGGCGCGCACCGTCAAGTCGCGCTGCACCCAACGCGCGACGTCCACTGCCAGAGGCCGCGCCGGTCGGCTCTTCAACACGAGGGTACCAGCCGGGCGCAGCGCGTCGACCAACGCCGCCACCCCACCGGGACCGACTCGGGTCTCGATGCCCAGGTCGAAGCGCTCTCCGGCGGGCGGGGCGATTGCACATGTGACGTCGGTGAACCCCGCGCGGCGCAGCACGAATTCCGTGAGCGTCGCGATGCGTCCTTCTCCGACGAGCAGCGTGCGTGCGTGGGGAGCGAGCCCTGCGTGCGCCACCGCCAGCGCCGCGGCGTAAGGCTCCAAGAAGGCCGCGACGCGCGGGTCGCCCACCCCGGGCAACGGCACGCAAGCCCGCAGCGGCACCACGGCCTCCTCCGCGAACACCCCATCGACGGCGACCCCCAGCATGCGAGCATTCGGGCAGTGCTGCGGGCGCGAGCTCGCGCACGACGGACACACGCCGCACCCGAGGAAGGGGTGGAACGCCACCAACGTCCCGCGCTCGAAGGCCTCCGCGTGCGCTGCGCTCGGGTCGGTCCCCGCGCTCAGCCCGACGATCCTTCCGGCCGCCTCGTGCCCCAATACACGATCGACCGCACATGGCAGCTGTCCGCGCGCTGCGTAGACGTCCGTGCGACACAGCCCCGCCACGAGGAGCCGCACGCGCGCCCAGCCGGGCTCCCGGGGCAGCGGCGGGCGCGGGCGCACGCGCAGGGCCGCCCCTTCGGACGTGCGCACGATCGCACACATGGTCTCTCTCGGCGAGGTCATGCTGGCTACGTGCCCGGTCCGGGGG is a window from the Sandaracinaceae bacterium genome containing:
- a CDS encoding imelysin family protein; its protein translation is MTTTTSPRLGRTARSLSNVLPCWLLALTAALAASACGSSPEVLPGRRPEVLANLGANVLLPSYRTLQERTNAFDTAIAAYAASGLVADRDSARAAFLALMETLMEVEMMTTGPLGSATLTPGGQDLFDEIYSWAVLPLSYCGVDRFLAGDSFQDVAALDTAALNIRGMGAIDYLLFVETTDNGCEALAEINTDGTWAALSADADALAQRRGQMARALSAQVKQRVDRLVSAWDGGFLLELQDPTRAGALYRTAQEGLNAMADALFVLDQVTKDMRLGHAAGVVDCATTTCPEALETLYAGDNKERILHNLIGFRLVYTGGTGLGFDDLLVDVGAAEFSVSMLADIDAAIAAVGQVDGTLAEALVNDLDDVRALYEAIQRLDTDLKTTFLGTLSLDPPNRAGADND
- a CDS encoding HTTM domain-containing protein; this encodes MAPPSAVTRLRERLVRELDIASLAVFRVLFFGLMCISSVRFMAEGWVERCFVLPSFFFHYWGASGVQVLSPSAMMALHVTMAVSAALACVGLCYRLAAPVFLCSFVYVELCDVSNYLNHYYQAALLTLLFAFVPAHRALSLDARLRPKLRRATVPAWCVYLLRFQVGVVYVFAGLAKAQPDWLLHGQPLGIWLAARLETPVLGPLFALPMTPLLMSWAGFLFDSTIVVWLSWRRTRAAAYVAVIVFHALTHVLFHIGIFPFLMMLSAPIFFDPSWPRWLAARLAAPLRTLGVRTSSAPGSSRGEDASATRDDAATRAGVGGPAAPGGAETTSGPAVLAPLATAALCAYAALQVLLPLRTHLYGGNVLWHEQGMRYSFRVMVRSKTGAVTYRVRASDLVNEQIVEPCHYLNALQEREMAGQPDLILQLAHRIADDYRARGHRDVEVRADVFVSLNGRPRARMIDPEADLASIPDGLGPATYILPAPTTAPLATHRGRAHAARSL
- a CDS encoding AAA family ATPase: MVLGKFYPPHRGHVYLCEFAAAHVERLHVVVGTLARETIPGGLRHAWMCELVPQAHVHHLRDENPQDPSEHPEFWSIWRASLRRVLPEPVDLVFASEPYGARLAQELGARFVPVDIDRSALGLSGSAVRADPLAAWGALPRVVRPYFVRRVCLVGPESTGKTTLARTLARSFDTAWVPEYARAYLAQPRVAPGGALASTEPPPLVPDDFVHIARGQAASEEALAREARKVLVCDSDALTTALYAHELVGTVPAEVAERADTARYDLTLLTAPDVPFVPDPQRFLPHTRQRFFDRCRAELEARGRAFVVLRGAWDERLATAQAAVDALLSATRP
- a CDS encoding AMP-binding protein → MNELGQRLERALTQHAARVAVLDRGRAYLYGQLSARVVQVMATLREAGVSEGALVALGGGRDVLRVADLVALFKVGACPLLLCPRWPRRYQEECVRRSGATWSLAAGRLASTLVARGHDSPRAQLPAGLAYVVYTSGSAGVPKGVLVPHAGLLPVLDTQRRAFGLEPGSRSLFMLGLGFDASLSDLGTAILAGATLVLEDEVACAPGRLGQTLARHHVTYVDLPPAYLSSLDERALPPSLTTVVVGGEVPPARDVRRLAPHVALFNVYGPSEATICTSIARCGSDWSRPFIGHPIAGIRYSLRDGGTPGPHGWEGELVVEGPGVAYGYLGDEAQTRERFRDGPVRAFCTGDRVCRTPSGAWEFLGRVDRQLKRRGQLVAPEHVEAALLGAGPVAAATVSLDADEQLVATVERHPTAAQVAPRELEAQLLAGLREALPPSLVPDRVKVVAALPRTANGKVAHDRASARAVASTMRAAQRRAPACAPTRSEPEVPGSRPSDGRAALLAALMGAALGRAPLSPDDDFYAHGGDSLRALEVVARAEAGGLAVSVADVARGRTPRGVCELRASDTVGSCARATLEAAVSEGVRAVAIARRTSGTYGHAAPASLRGAHVLLTGATGTLGGALLEPLRAAVGREGRVHCLVRRPAAPVSAEEDLADGPAAGGAPQRVLGARKPVPTPGRSGSAQDDQAPVSWLLGDVMDPMLGLAVDAYAQLARDVGVVLHLAAQLNAASIGRTLMQVNVDGTRHVLQFTLAARPKALLHVSTLSIFTDAAPRPERCMEGDDLGDVAGFASHYAASKWAAERLLRTVDPCSTRTTVVRLGLLSEDHVGRGVARGHLARVIRGLAALGARPHATLEELTSLRFDATPVDHAARASLALLTHDLRHGVGGTYHVAAARSVSLARLLRAMRLEGVVLETCSWPELCARAAESADASGDAVLAALSLGRLGRGGAAEDPALDLFAATGTHFSLLDSRRALFGTSLEPPEPDERMLRRYVRSALA